Proteins from one Leptonema illini DSM 21528 genomic window:
- the rfaE1 gene encoding D-glycero-beta-D-manno-heptose-7-phosphate kinase, whose product MSELTQLIERFRTRRILVVGDFMLDEYIFGAVERISPEAPVPVVEERQVNRVPGGAGNVVTNLRSLQSMVTACGVIGRDTDGSRLADRMKETGMQESDLLLLELEERPTTRKTRIIAGNQQVCRLDREDRSPLPDPARHRLLSMLEDQVKRSDAVILSDYDKGVVLPDVIEKTVTLAKAKGIPVTVDPQVTHFAQYRNVFILTPNHHEAGRFLGRKLISDDEVEHGGREIIERLQCDHILITRGEKGMSLISPDRVRHVPTVAREVFDVTGAGDTVISLLTLALAAGADLDLAVELSNFGAGIVVGRIGAATLQPSDLYGFQRGVV is encoded by the coding sequence ATGTCTGAACTCACACAACTGATCGAACGCTTTCGCACCCGGCGCATCCTCGTCGTCGGCGATTTCATGCTCGATGAATACATCTTTGGCGCCGTCGAAAGGATCTCTCCTGAAGCGCCTGTGCCCGTCGTCGAAGAACGGCAGGTGAACCGTGTTCCAGGCGGGGCTGGAAACGTCGTCACCAATTTGCGTTCCCTTCAGAGTATGGTAACGGCCTGCGGCGTCATCGGTCGCGATACGGACGGCAGTCGCCTTGCCGACCGAATGAAAGAAACCGGTATGCAGGAATCCGATCTGCTGCTTCTGGAACTTGAAGAGCGGCCGACGACGCGAAAGACGCGCATCATAGCGGGCAATCAGCAGGTGTGTCGCCTTGATCGTGAAGACCGTTCTCCGTTACCCGACCCGGCTCGCCATCGACTGCTGAGCATGCTTGAAGATCAGGTTAAGCGAAGCGATGCCGTTATCCTTTCGGACTATGATAAAGGCGTCGTATTGCCCGACGTCATCGAAAAAACGGTGACTCTGGCTAAGGCGAAAGGTATTCCCGTTACCGTCGATCCTCAGGTAACGCATTTCGCGCAGTACCGGAACGTTTTCATTCTCACGCCGAATCACCATGAAGCCGGTCGCTTTCTCGGGCGTAAGCTCATCAGCGATGACGAGGTCGAGCATGGCGGACGGGAGATCATCGAACGTCTGCAATGCGACCACATCCTCATTACAAGAGGCGAGAAGGGTATGAGCCTGATTTCGCCCGACCGCGTGCGGCATGTGCCGACGGTGGCCCGCGAGGTCTTTGATGTGACTGGCGCCGGCGATACGGTTATCTCTCTTCTTACGCTTGCCCTGGCTGCCGGCGCTGATCTCGATCTTGCCGTCGAGCTGTCGAACTTCGGAGCCGGTATCGTCGTCGGCCGAATCGGAGCCGCCACTCTGCAACCCTCTGACCTTTATGGATTTCAGAGAGGAGTGGTATAA
- the rfaE2 gene encoding D-glycero-beta-D-manno-heptose 1-phosphate adenylyltransferase: MNMLSRIEAKIEQDRSSLKEKFDALKGRRVFTNGCFDLLHRGHVDYLCRARDLGDHLIVALNTDESVKRLKGPSRPVQTLEDRMFLMASLECVSLVGCFDEQTPEELLSILKPEIHVKGGDYRPDDLPEKRVIDSYGGRIEILPFVPGRSTTGIIQKLGG, translated from the coding sequence ATGAATATGCTATCTCGCATAGAAGCGAAGATCGAGCAGGATCGTAGTAGCCTCAAAGAAAAGTTCGACGCTCTGAAAGGAAGGCGTGTCTTTACAAACGGCTGCTTTGATCTGCTTCATCGCGGCCATGTGGATTACCTCTGTCGGGCACGCGATCTTGGCGATCATCTCATCGTCGCCCTGAACACCGACGAGTCGGTAAAGCGACTGAAAGGCCCGAGCCGTCCTGTGCAGACCCTCGAAGATCGCATGTTTCTCATGGCCTCGCTTGAATGCGTTAGCCTGGTCGGTTGCTTTGACGAGCAGACGCCTGAAGAGCTGCTCTCGATTCTCAAACCCGAGATCCATGTGAAGGGCGGAGATTACAGACCCGACGATCTTCCCGAGAAACGAGTGATAGATTCCTATGGCGGTCGCATCGAGATTCTGCCGTTTGTGCCGGGGCGCTCCACCACGGGCATAATTCAAAAGCTCGGTGGCTGA
- a CDS encoding YfiT family bacillithiol transferase, which translates to MTEYDPFPAGRYTKPDILTVQTVKTAAQRLAEFPAILRDVTQPLSDEQWKTKTLPGVWTVQQIVHHLADSHMNGMIRTKMALTEENPTIKPYDEGRWALLPDIDLPVSVSLELLDGIHRKWSHLFLHLDETQLNRTYYHPGDRATVSVAEQLFMYVHHGDHHLGFIKQLINAKSW; encoded by the coding sequence ATGACTGAATACGATCCCTTTCCCGCCGGCCGCTACACCAAGCCCGATATTCTTACTGTGCAGACCGTAAAAACGGCTGCTCAGCGCCTTGCCGAATTCCCCGCAATCCTGCGAGATGTGACGCAACCGCTAAGCGATGAGCAATGGAAAACAAAGACTCTTCCCGGCGTCTGGACCGTTCAACAGATCGTTCATCATCTGGCCGACAGTCATATGAACGGAATGATACGTACAAAAATGGCGCTCACCGAAGAGAATCCGACGATCAAACCCTACGATGAAGGCAGATGGGCTCTTTTACCCGATATAGATCTTCCCGTCTCGGTTTCGCTGGAACTACTCGACGGGATTCACCGTAAGTGGAGTCATCTATTTCTACATCTCGATGAGACACAACTTAACCGCACTTACTACCATCCAGGCGATCGCGCAACGGTCAGCGTCGCAGAACAACTTTTCATGTACGTTCATCATGGCGACCATCATCTCGGCTTCATAAAGCAGCTAATAAACGCGAAGAGCTGGTAA
- a CDS encoding SDR family oxidoreductase: MTTIDKTKPVLVTGATGYVAGWLVKRLLAEGFTVHGTVRNPDDTNKVAHLQRIAESEPGTLRLFKADLLTPSAYAEAMQGCEIVFHTASPFTSNVKDAKKDLIEPAVLGTRNVLEEANRTTTVKRVVLTSSCAAIYGDNIDLKKAPNGVFTEDIWNTTSSERHQVYSYSKTLAEKEAWRINEAQSQWDLVVINPSLVIGPSLNPQSTTSESFHIIKQMGDGSVKTGMPELGFGVVDVRDVAEAHFKAGILPQAKGRHIVSGHNAFFRDLAAALHQRYGKQYPIPRRELPKALIWLVGPFINASLTREFVSKNVGYPFVADNSKSIRELGISYRSIEESMVDTFQQLIDEKLI, translated from the coding sequence ATGACGACTATCGATAAAACAAAGCCGGTACTTGTTACCGGAGCGACAGGTTATGTGGCCGGATGGCTTGTAAAGCGCCTGCTTGCCGAAGGCTTTACCGTGCATGGAACCGTTCGCAATCCCGATGATACGAATAAAGTAGCTCATTTACAGAGGATCGCCGAATCAGAGCCAGGTACATTGCGCCTTTTCAAGGCCGATCTTCTCACGCCGAGCGCCTACGCCGAAGCGATGCAGGGCTGTGAGATCGTATTTCATACGGCTTCGCCCTTTACAAGCAACGTAAAAGACGCGAAGAAAGACCTGATAGAGCCGGCCGTTCTCGGTACCCGTAACGTACTTGAAGAGGCGAATCGCACAACAACCGTAAAACGGGTCGTTCTTACAAGCAGCTGTGCCGCCATCTACGGCGATAACATCGATCTGAAGAAAGCTCCGAATGGTGTTTTCACAGAAGATATCTGGAATACGACCTCCTCGGAACGGCATCAGGTCTATTCCTATTCAAAAACCCTGGCCGAAAAAGAGGCGTGGCGCATCAACGAGGCGCAATCACAGTGGGATCTTGTCGTGATCAATCCTTCGCTTGTCATCGGACCGTCGCTCAACCCTCAGTCGACGACGTCGGAGTCCTTCCACATTATTAAACAGATGGGTGATGGCTCGGTAAAAACGGGAATGCCCGAGCTTGGATTTGGTGTGGTCGATGTGCGCGATGTCGCCGAGGCGCATTTCAAAGCGGGCATCCTGCCCCAGGCAAAAGGCCGTCATATCGTTTCGGGACACAACGCATTCTTTCGCGATCTTGCCGCAGCTCTGCATCAGCGTTACGGAAAGCAGTATCCGATTCCTCGGCGTGAGCTTCCGAAAGCTCTGATATGGCTGGTCGGGCCTTTCATCAATGCAAGCCTCACCCGCGAGTTTGTTTCAAAGAACGTCGGCTATCCGTTTGTCGCAGACAACTCGAAAAGCATCCGAGAGCTTGGCATCTCTTACCGTTCGATAGAAGAATCCATGGTTGATACATTTCAGCAGCTGATAGACGAAAAATTGATATGA
- a CDS encoding TetR/AcrR family transcriptional regulator produces MRLKDENKRSAIYRAAMEVITEDGLAAASMSKIASRAGVSASTIYVYFENKEDMLNKLYLMMKEESGAVVFKGIGERHSVKEALGIFMKNLFHFMIKNPVHFSFHEQFFRSPGISAKAREEGNQCYAPLFELYERAKSEKAVKDYPIPLMAAFVFAPIMDLVHAHRNRELKVDDRLLGRVIEMTWAAIRS; encoded by the coding sequence ATGCGCCTGAAGGACGAGAACAAAAGGTCGGCCATCTATAGAGCGGCGATGGAGGTCATCACCGAAGACGGCCTGGCCGCGGCTTCGATGTCAAAGATCGCCTCCCGGGCCGGAGTCTCTGCTTCGACGATCTACGTTTACTTTGAGAATAAAGAGGATATGCTGAATAAACTCTACCTCATGATGAAGGAAGAATCGGGAGCCGTAGTTTTTAAAGGCATTGGTGAGCGTCACTCTGTGAAAGAGGCCCTCGGGATATTCATGAAGAACCTCTTTCATTTCATGATAAAAAATCCCGTGCATTTCTCTTTTCACGAGCAGTTCTTCCGCTCTCCGGGAATCTCGGCAAAGGCGCGCGAAGAAGGGAATCAATGTTACGCTCCGCTTTTTGAGCTTTATGAAAGGGCAAAATCCGAGAAGGCCGTAAAGGATTATCCGATTCCATTGATGGCCGCCTTTGTCTTCGCGCCGATAATGGATCTCGTTCATGCACATAGAAACAGAGAATTGAAGGTCGACGACCGACTTCTGGGCAGAGTGATCGAAATGACGTGGGCGGCGATCCGCTCATAA
- a CDS encoding class I SAM-dependent methyltransferase — translation MNQQYNPDFVRELFDRMSSSYERVNYITSFGFSARWRRQMAEMIPENNQPLKVIDLLTGMGESWSAIMNRFPNAELTALDFSTGMLVAARAKNTRRFNNRVIITQRDALQSDLPTSSFDIITCSFGLKTFAKEQVRRLAEETYRILKPGGRFSFIEISGPPNRLLYSLYAFYLGRVIPLFGRLLLGNPVEYRMLWKYTLAFGSVSEAADVFSEIGFTVEKRSFFFGCATGFAGMKPS, via the coding sequence ATGAATCAACAATACAATCCGGATTTTGTGCGCGAGCTTTTTGATCGCATGAGTTCATCCTATGAGAGGGTAAATTACATAACGTCATTTGGCTTCTCTGCTCGTTGGCGTCGCCAGATGGCCGAGATGATTCCAGAAAACAATCAACCTCTGAAAGTCATCGATCTGCTCACGGGCATGGGAGAATCCTGGTCGGCTATCATGAACCGATTTCCAAACGCAGAACTCACCGCCCTGGATTTCTCGACAGGCATGCTTGTCGCCGCTCGTGCGAAAAATACACGACGTTTCAACAACCGCGTCATTATCACACAGCGTGATGCTCTACAGAGCGACCTGCCTACTTCTTCATTCGATATCATCACCTGCTCCTTCGGTCTGAAGACCTTTGCAAAAGAACAGGTGCGACGACTTGCAGAAGAAACATACCGCATCCTGAAGCCAGGCGGTCGATTCTCCTTTATCGAGATCTCAGGCCCCCCGAATCGCCTGCTCTATTCTCTCTATGCCTTCTATCTGGGTCGTGTCATCCCACTTTTCGGGCGTCTGCTTCTCGGCAACCCCGTCGAATATCGGATGCTATGGAAGTATACGCTTGCCTTTGGAAGCGTGTCCGAGGCAGCCGACGTTTTCAGCGAAATTGGATTTACGGTTGAAAAACGGAGCTTCTTTTTCGGCTGTGCGACGGGCTTTGCAGGCATGAAACCCTCCTGA
- a CDS encoding TetR/AcrR family transcriptional regulator produces the protein MPKKAATQGSKKRRERRDWLLAGLMRFADGGEQNLRVERIAEDLGVTKGSYYYYFKNRDEFIEQMLEIALEITTQVFIDRASAEATARERLASLLLSVFQEQRGKDFDFYIRQFARKNRTAARFVASMDNNRIEFLRELIEGCGKTADFASSGAVFLYNYYLGFYIRNEGKRPGKAALHEQMRLIGKMLDIDLSGGQHT, from the coding sequence ATGCCGAAAAAGGCCGCGACACAGGGATCGAAGAAACGACGAGAGCGACGGGACTGGCTTCTTGCCGGCCTGATGCGCTTCGCCGACGGCGGAGAACAGAATCTTCGCGTTGAGCGCATTGCCGAAGACCTCGGTGTTACGAAAGGCAGCTATTATTACTATTTCAAGAATCGCGACGAGTTTATCGAGCAGATGCTTGAGATAGCCCTTGAGATCACGACACAGGTTTTTATCGATCGGGCATCCGCAGAGGCGACGGCGCGAGAGCGACTTGCAAGCCTGCTGTTAAGCGTCTTCCAGGAGCAACGCGGCAAGGATTTTGACTTTTATATTCGCCAGTTCGCTCGCAAGAACCGCACGGCGGCACGGTTCGTCGCATCTATGGATAACAATCGCATTGAGTTCCTCAGAGAGCTGATTGAAGGCTGCGGCAAGACAGCGGATTTCGCAAGCAGTGGAGCAGTCTTCCTGTATAACTATTATCTGGGTTTCTATATTCGCAATGAAGGGAAGAGGCCGGGTAAGGCGGCGCTGCACGAACAGATGCGGCTGATAGGAAAGATGCTGGACATTGATCTTTCAGGCGGCCAGCATACATGA
- a CDS encoding VOC family protein — protein sequence MKRVTGIGGIFFKAKDPAALQAWYRRHLGIDVQDWGGTVFFWADESGNAMKGSTVWSIMSADSSSIGPSGFTINYRVADLAALLQALKEEGCNVLDKTEESDFGKFGWVIDPEGNRVELWEPPEGM from the coding sequence ATGAAACGCGTAACAGGCATCGGTGGCATATTTTTCAAAGCGAAAGACCCGGCGGCCTTACAGGCCTGGTATCGCCGGCATCTGGGCATCGACGTGCAAGACTGGGGTGGCACAGTATTCTTCTGGGCCGATGAGTCCGGCAACGCCATGAAGGGCAGCACTGTCTGGTCGATCATGAGTGCAGACAGCTCGAGCATCGGTCCGAGCGGATTCACGATTAACTATCGCGTCGCCGATCTTGCCGCACTATTACAGGCTCTCAAAGAAGAGGGTTGTAACGTACTCGATAAAACAGAAGAGTCAGACTTCGGCAAGTTCGGATGGGTCATCGATCCTGAAGGCAACAGGGTGGAACTCTGGGAACCGCCAGAGGGGATGTAA
- a CDS encoding adenylosuccinate synthase, protein MSASLVVGAQWGDEGKAKVIDYLSEKIDIIVRYQGGANAGHTVCVDNRKFVFHLIPSGILYPNAVCVLGNGVVIDPDAFISELESLEREGIAASDRILISDGSHIVLPYHRLVDEAREKAAGGNKIGTTKRGIGFCYADKVSRTGLRIGDLYSGLEERLKYIVELKNQELVNLHGLAPVSYDSLLAELKEFAARIKPMVVNTVIYLNDALKSGKTVLLEGAQGTALDIDFGTYPFVTSSNTTTGGAIAGSGISFQHLNEVYGIAKAYLTRVGEGPFPTELHGDEGEKLRQEGREYGATTGRPRRCGWFDTELIRHSARVNGLTGIVLTKIDILSIYDKIPVAVAYKRDGQTLPGFPTLGLERVEPVYEYLPGWNTDISGARSWDDLPPNCQAYIRKLEELTGVPIRFVSVGPNREQTIKLA, encoded by the coding sequence ATGAGTGCCAGTCTTGTAGTCGGAGCTCAATGGGGCGACGAAGGAAAAGCGAAGGTCATCGACTATCTCAGCGAAAAGATCGATATCATCGTGCGTTATCAGGGAGGCGCGAACGCCGGCCATACAGTATGCGTCGATAACCGCAAATTCGTCTTTCACCTGATACCGAGCGGAATTCTTTATCCGAATGCCGTCTGTGTGCTCGGTAACGGCGTCGTCATCGATCCCGACGCCTTCATCAGCGAGCTGGAAAGCCTGGAGCGCGAAGGCATCGCCGCTTCGGACCGCATCCTCATCTCAGACGGCAGCCATATCGTTCTGCCCTATCATCGTCTTGTAGACGAGGCCCGCGAAAAGGCGGCCGGCGGCAACAAGATCGGTACGACGAAGCGCGGCATCGGCTTCTGCTACGCCGACAAGGTTTCGCGCACCGGTCTGCGTATCGGCGATCTGTATTCGGGCCTCGAAGAACGCCTGAAATACATCGTCGAGTTGAAGAATCAAGAGTTAGTCAACCTGCACGGACTCGCACCCGTTTCGTATGATTCGCTGCTGGCCGAGCTGAAAGAGTTCGCCGCCCGCATCAAGCCCATGGTCGTCAATACGGTGATCTATCTGAACGACGCTCTGAAGTCGGGTAAGACGGTGCTACTTGAAGGAGCCCAGGGAACGGCCCTTGATATCGACTTCGGTACCTATCCGTTTGTTACGTCAAGCAACACGACAACGGGCGGCGCCATCGCCGGATCGGGCATCTCGTTCCAGCATCTGAACGAGGTCTACGGCATCGCCAAGGCCTATCTTACGCGCGTCGGCGAAGGCCCCTTCCCCACCGAGCTGCACGGCGACGAAGGCGAGAAGCTGCGTCAGGAAGGCCGTGAATACGGCGCCACGACGGGCCGCCCGCGCCGCTGCGGCTGGTTCGATACCGAGCTGATCCGCCATTCGGCGCGCGTGAACGGTTTAACCGGCATCGTGCTCACGAAAATCGACATCCTTTCGATCTATGATAAGATTCCCGTCGCCGTCGCCTACAAACGCGACGGACAGACGCTGCCGGGCTTTCCCACGCTTGGCCTTGAGCGCGTCGAACCCGTCTACGAATACCTGCCCGGCTGGAATACCGACATCAGCGGCGCCCGCTCCTGGGACGATCTTCCGCCGAACTGCCAGGCCTATATTCGCAAGCTCGAAGAGTTAACCGGCGTCCCGATTCGATTCGTATCGGTCGGGCCGAATCGCGAGCAGACGATTAAGCTGGCGTGA
- a CDS encoding ATP phosphoribosyltransferase regulatory subunit produces the protein MTSLRAVPHGIEYLSIEKTERVNRLREAVSSVFRGDGFQEIIPPLIDYASTFQLADRSHGGDNFEFRDSVGEHLALRSDLTVQTLKAALTGRLGHELPARFFYVQRVLKDCRPGSGQNREILQAGVEWIGYGGEDRFDRLYELACRTLDRLSRPYGFLYGDARFVEILLSFVPGMDRAELADTLYYKDTGRLTELLDRLDIHGERRDLLLESPLLVGGADVIDELRRLCRGFPSLLAIIDQAPEHSELIYDFALVRQLSYYSGPVLEAYLQQSNRRILSGGFYDGLSARFTTQPVPAAGFAVNLNELIHLPDEGLDPLS, from the coding sequence ATGACGTCTCTGCGCGCCGTCCCGCACGGCATAGAATACCTCAGTATTGAGAAAACGGAACGGGTCAATCGACTGCGTGAGGCCGTTTCGTCGGTCTTTCGCGGCGACGGCTTTCAGGAGATTATCCCGCCGCTCATCGATTATGCAAGCACGTTTCAGCTTGCCGATCGCAGCCATGGCGGCGATAATTTCGAATTCCGGGATAGCGTGGGCGAGCATCTCGCTCTGCGATCTGACCTGACCGTGCAAACGCTGAAGGCTGCCCTGACCGGACGGCTCGGCCATGAGCTGCCGGCCCGCTTTTTTTATGTACAGAGGGTTCTGAAAGACTGCCGACCCGGCTCGGGGCAGAATCGTGAGATTCTGCAGGCCGGAGTGGAGTGGATCGGCTATGGCGGTGAGGATCGTTTCGATCGCCTGTACGAGCTTGCCTGTCGCACGCTCGATCGCCTGTCCCGTCCGTATGGCTTTTTGTACGGGGACGCTCGCTTTGTCGAGATCCTGCTTTCGTTTGTGCCGGGCATGGACCGCGCCGAGCTTGCCGATACCCTTTATTATAAGGATACGGGTCGACTGACCGAGCTTCTCGACCGTCTCGATATTCACGGCGAAAGGCGCGATCTTCTACTTGAATCGCCTCTGTTAGTCGGAGGAGCGGATGTCATCGACGAGCTGCGCCGGCTCTGCCGCGGCTTTCCGTCCCTGCTTGCGATCATCGATCAGGCGCCCGAGCACAGCGAGCTCATCTATGACTTTGCTCTTGTCAGGCAGCTTTCGTATTATTCCGGCCCCGTTCTTGAGGCCTATCTTCAGCAATCCAACCGTCGGATTCTCTCCGGAGGATTCTACGACGGTCTTTCGGCGCGTTTTACGACCCAGCCCGTCCCCGCTGCCGGCTTTGCCGTCAATCTGAACGAGCTCATCCATCTGCCCGACGAAGGGCTCGATCCACTGTCATAA
- a CDS encoding STAS domain-containing protein has protein sequence MNAAAQTEIRDSDRIAFLRLRGSLDDKTVFSFKKSVFNIPPTKKVLVLDLSRLDHVSNVGLGTMIDSFRYFRKRGGRIFLVQAGEELQLLLRHFRATDLCTLVQSYEEVQDHLHMQSSLELSDTPFIESDGVAGSPIVHHHYYGRRSEISRREPIANDELEESDSGTLHVLNQTLARLQQTLSQQSDGVPGAALEKLDRIEKADERIETKLDEIGKGEGRLSERLFNLEKNLSRSFEERLERMEARLIDHIEHRPATSLSAKPAASAFLGTRMVECGHCGSVLRVKQSGRHLCPSCQAEFVVDEKGHAKF, from the coding sequence ATGAATGCCGCAGCTCAAACAGAAATACGAGATAGCGATCGCATAGCCTTCCTGCGTCTTCGCGGATCGCTTGACGATAAGACCGTCTTCTCTTTTAAGAAGTCCGTCTTTAATATACCACCGACGAAGAAGGTGCTCGTACTCGATCTGAGCCGCCTCGATCATGTCTCGAACGTCGGTCTCGGCACGATGATCGACTCGTTTCGATATTTTAGAAAGCGCGGCGGACGGATCTTTCTCGTTCAGGCGGGAGAAGAGCTACAGCTGCTTCTGCGTCACTTTCGCGCCACCGACCTGTGCACGCTTGTACAGTCCTATGAAGAGGTGCAGGATCATCTGCACATGCAATCGTCGCTTGAGTTATCCGACACGCCGTTTATCGAATCGGATGGCGTCGCAGGCTCGCCCATCGTTCATCATCATTACTATGGCCGTCGCAGCGAGATCAGCCGCCGCGAACCTATCGCCAACGACGAGCTTGAAGAATCGGATTCTGGAACGCTGCACGTCCTCAATCAAACGCTGGCACGTCTGCAACAGACGCTCAGCCAGCAATCCGACGGCGTACCGGGCGCCGCTCTGGAAAAGCTCGATCGTATCGAGAAGGCCGATGAGCGTATCGAAACGAAGCTCGACGAGATCGGCAAGGGCGAAGGCCGCCTCAGCGAACGTCTTTTTAACCTTGAAAAAAACCTCAGCCGCTCGTTTGAAGAGCGGCTCGAACGCATGGAAGCCCGGCTCATCGATCATATCGAGCATCGTCCGGCTACGTCTCTATCGGCGAAGCCGGCCGCCAGCGCCTTCCTGGGCACACGTATGGTCGAATGCGGTCATTGCGGCTCCGTTCTGCGTGTGAAGCAGAGCGGCCGCCATCTGTGTCCGTCCTGCCAGGCGGAGTTTGTCGTGGACGAGAAAGGGCACGCTAAGTTCTGA
- a CDS encoding RES family NAD+ phosphorylase, with amino-acid sequence MNDEELGFQWEREGQQVRCLIQEIAEIDDTIAENIQTFLSYNSGHNPMDLEEDPWGSDVCYAEKNPDASHYMESWDYFCKEISERARFFNQNSERILDSIFNGIHSLETDDHKSVIREAGPSTEIAQIFRARVSQSREVFEGILKNPIIELSAPPPKKAKAGRMNAYGISVFYGAADIGTCVSEVRPPVGSDVIVGKFQLLRRLQLLDLGMLSKVYAQGSYFDRDFVKRKSHAAFLKHLVAELTKPVMPEEELLDYLPTQIIAEYLSNKSNPELDGIIFNSTQSSGGRENIVLFQKSSGVEPYSLPSDWEINIHYGWPTEDGVADDSVFICEKKTDNRIKEDPQLIQTTQDSLQHSLRLNVYDDITVVRVKGVEYKSSERSVSRYRPEQSLFEQSPENRRTNDTHF; translated from the coding sequence ATGAACGATGAAGAGTTGGGCTTTCAATGGGAACGGGAAGGCCAACAGGTTCGATGTCTAATTCAAGAAATTGCAGAAATCGATGATACAATTGCCGAGAATATTCAGACTTTTCTTTCATATAACTCCGGGCATAACCCAATGGACCTTGAAGAAGATCCCTGGGGTAGTGATGTTTGCTACGCAGAAAAAAATCCTGATGCCAGTCATTACATGGAATCATGGGATTATTTCTGTAAGGAGATAAGTGAGAGAGCTCGTTTCTTTAATCAAAATTCTGAAAGAATATTAGACAGTATTTTTAATGGCATCCACTCTCTTGAAACGGATGATCATAAATCCGTAATACGTGAAGCAGGTCCTTCAACAGAGATTGCTCAAATATTTAGAGCAAGAGTTTCCCAAAGCCGTGAGGTATTTGAGGGAATACTTAAAAACCCGATCATTGAGCTATCCGCCCCGCCCCCAAAAAAAGCCAAAGCCGGTCGCATGAATGCATATGGAATTTCCGTTTTCTACGGTGCAGCAGATATTGGCACCTGCGTCTCAGAAGTTAGACCGCCAGTCGGCAGTGATGTTATCGTAGGCAAATTTCAGCTTCTAAGAAGACTACAGCTCCTGGACTTAGGAATGCTTTCAAAAGTATACGCTCAAGGAAGTTACTTTGACCGTGATTTCGTTAAACGTAAGTCACATGCAGCCTTCTTGAAACATTTGGTCGCTGAACTAACAAAGCCAGTCATGCCCGAAGAAGAACTGTTAGACTATCTACCCACGCAGATAATCGCCGAGTACTTGTCCAATAAATCAAATCCAGAATTAGACGGAATCATTTTCAATTCCACGCAGTCGTCAGGAGGCAGAGAGAATATTGTTCTTTTCCAAAAATCCAGCGGAGTAGAACCTTATAGTTTGCCTTCAGATTGGGAAATTAATATCCACTATGGGTGGCCGACAGAGGATGGTGTAGCTGACGATAGCGTTTTCATCTGCGAGAAAAAAACGGATAACCGCATTAAAGAAGATCCTCAACTCATTCAAACCACACAAGATTCCCTACAGCACTCGTTACGATTGAATGTTTATGATGATATCACAGTCGTAAGAGTCAAAGGTGTCGAATACAAATCCAGCGAAAGGTCAGTATCACGTTACAGGCCGGAACAATCCCTCTTTGAGCAAAGTCCTGAAAATCGTAGAACCAACGATACCCATTTCTAA